One genomic region from Natrinema caseinilyticum encodes:
- a CDS encoding CPBP family intramembrane glutamic endopeptidase: MRSSKRRRVGARVKRGTRAVGVCLVVGLFGYASGTVAGVGTIGHLTALGYGTRTVEEIGLTVGFNVVGAGGTALSYMIIRRRGFDRRFVADFLRVRWPTVWDVAWVVAGLVGAFVVMIGFEAVVDLLEPFGGSDGTTHSGIEEGRTYPALFLVRIPIAVLLTGPGEELLFRGVLQSRLEETFPTVVAVGLAALVFGCIHLPVYMGEEIGAVVVSIGTVTTLGLFFGILYEASDTLLVPALVHGCFNATVYLVNYLSYA, from the coding sequence GTGCGCTCGAGCAAGCGGCGACGCGTGGGGGCGCGGGTCAAACGCGGGACGCGGGCGGTCGGCGTCTGCCTCGTGGTTGGACTGTTCGGCTACGCGAGCGGCACGGTCGCAGGGGTGGGAACGATCGGTCACCTCACCGCGCTGGGCTACGGTACGCGGACGGTCGAGGAAATCGGACTCACGGTGGGGTTCAACGTCGTGGGTGCCGGCGGCACGGCGCTCTCGTACATGATCATCCGTCGACGCGGGTTCGATCGGCGTTTCGTCGCCGATTTCCTTCGGGTCCGATGGCCGACGGTCTGGGACGTGGCCTGGGTCGTCGCGGGACTGGTCGGTGCGTTCGTCGTCATGATCGGGTTCGAGGCGGTCGTCGACCTGCTCGAGCCCTTCGGCGGCAGCGACGGAACGACTCACTCCGGAATCGAAGAGGGCCGGACGTATCCGGCCCTGTTTCTGGTCAGGATCCCGATCGCCGTCTTGCTGACTGGTCCCGGTGAGGAACTCCTGTTCCGGGGTGTCCTCCAGTCGCGACTCGAGGAGACGTTCCCGACCGTCGTCGCGGTGGGTCTCGCCGCCCTGGTGTTCGGATGTATCCACCTGCCCGTGTACATGGGCGAGGAAATCGGCGCCGTCGTGGTGAGTATCGGAACAGTAACGACGCTGGGGCTCTTCTTCGGGATACTCTACGAAGCCAGCGACACCTTACTCGTCCCGGCGCTGGTTCACGGCTGTTTCAATGCAACCGTCTACCTCGTTAATTACCTCTCCTACGCGTGA
- the purB gene encoding adenylosuccinate lyase has protein sequence MTETDALYAVSPLDGRYGGRTAPLSPYASEAALMRARVRVEVEYLIALADLEATPLELDFEERTHLRSLAESFAEEDAQLIKKLETEGHADFEATNHDVKAVEYFVRHRLPEGSDASAWIHFGLTSEDVNNLAHRLLVRDAVDEVLLPELYDVRERLADMARDYRDLPMLARTHGQPATPTTFGKEMAVYASRLARATGRIRLATDDLRGKLGGASGTYAAHVAAYPDVDWQAFARDFVEGLGLEFEALTTQVNPCDDLAALFDAFRGANAVLLDLDLDVWLYVSDRYLGQEAVEGETGSSTMPHKVNPIDFENSEGNLSKANSDLAFLADYVTTSRLQRDLSDSTVKRNIGPAFAHCLIGYGKTAAGLSKVVPSEQVMHDDLEATPEIIGEAVQTILRREGQADAYERVKAVTRGKDVTLADFRELFDDLDVDEDVREELHALTPAGYTGVASELVDDMTD, from the coding sequence ACGGCGGCCGGACCGCACCGCTGTCGCCGTACGCGAGCGAGGCCGCACTCATGCGCGCCCGAGTCCGCGTCGAAGTCGAGTACCTGATCGCGCTGGCCGACCTCGAGGCGACGCCGCTGGAACTCGACTTCGAGGAGCGCACCCACCTGCGGAGCCTCGCCGAGAGCTTCGCCGAGGAAGACGCGCAGTTGATCAAGAAACTCGAGACCGAGGGCCACGCCGACTTCGAGGCGACGAACCACGACGTCAAGGCCGTCGAATACTTCGTCCGCCACCGCCTTCCCGAGGGGAGCGACGCGTCGGCCTGGATCCACTTCGGGTTGACCAGCGAGGACGTGAACAACCTGGCCCACCGACTGCTCGTCCGGGACGCCGTCGACGAGGTCCTCCTGCCCGAACTGTACGACGTCCGCGAGCGTCTCGCGGACATGGCGCGGGACTACCGCGACCTTCCGATGCTGGCACGTACCCACGGCCAGCCCGCGACGCCGACCACGTTCGGGAAGGAGATGGCCGTCTACGCCTCCCGGCTGGCCCGTGCCACCGGTCGCATCCGGCTGGCGACCGACGACCTGCGAGGCAAACTCGGCGGCGCCTCCGGAACGTACGCGGCCCACGTCGCCGCCTATCCGGACGTCGACTGGCAGGCCTTCGCCCGGGACTTCGTCGAGGGGCTCGGCCTCGAGTTCGAGGCGCTGACGACGCAGGTCAACCCCTGCGACGACCTCGCGGCCCTGTTCGACGCGTTCCGCGGAGCCAACGCGGTCCTGCTCGACCTCGACCTCGACGTGTGGCTCTACGTCTCCGATCGCTACCTCGGGCAAGAGGCCGTCGAAGGCGAAACGGGGTCCTCGACCATGCCACACAAGGTGAACCCGATCGACTTCGAGAACAGCGAGGGGAACCTCTCGAAAGCAAACTCGGACCTCGCCTTCCTCGCTGATTACGTCACCACCTCCCGGCTCCAGCGCGACCTCTCCGATTCGACCGTCAAGCGTAACATCGGACCCGCCTTCGCCCACTGCCTGATCGGCTACGGTAAGACCGCTGCCGGCCTCTCGAAGGTCGTCCCCTCCGAGCAGGTCATGCACGACGACCTCGAGGCGACCCCCGAAATCATCGGCGAGGCCGTCCAGACCATCCTCCGGCGCGAGGGCCAGGCCGACGCCTACGAGCGCGTCAAGGCAGTCACCCGCGGCAAGGACGTCACGCTCGCTGACTTCCGCGAACTGTTCGACGACCTGGACGTCGACGAGGACGTCCGCGAGGAACTCCACGCGCTGACGCCGGCCGGCTACACCGGCGTTGCGAGCGAATTAGTCGACGACATGACCGACTGA